From one Caldithrix abyssi DSM 13497 genomic stretch:
- the nuoK gene encoding NADH-quinone oxidoreductase subunit NuoK, protein MNSLLPYLITAGIVFSLGIFTIIYKKNAVGILMGVELVLNSVNLNFIAFARFVDHQLNGQMIAIFIIILAAAEAAIALAIILNLYRLRTTVDVTQMNEMKN, encoded by the coding sequence ATGAACAGTCTTTTACCTTATCTTATTACGGCGGGAATCGTCTTTTCTCTGGGCATTTTTACCATTATTTACAAAAAGAATGCCGTTGGTATTTTGATGGGCGTGGAACTGGTACTCAATTCGGTTAACCTGAACTTTATTGCCTTTGCACGCTTTGTGGACCACCAGTTGAATGGCCAGATGATAGCCATTTTCATCATCATTTTAGCGGCTGCCGAAGCTGCGATTGCCCTGGCCATCATTCTTAATCTCTATCGTCTGAGAACAACGGTTGATGTTACCCAAATGAACGAAATGAAAAATTAA
- the nuoL gene encoding NADH-quinone oxidoreductase subunit L, whose translation MITLALYIWLLPLVAFVIQIFLGKRLPRKGDFISVTAIGISFILSIILFIRILTSYDPHFFVTKSIPWIDVGSFRIDMGIYLDNLAVVMLMVVTTVSFLVHIYSIGYMHGDPRYNRFFAYLSLFSFSMLGLVVLDNLFGIFIMWELVGICSYLLIGYYFEKDSAANAGKKAFITNRVGDFGFLLGLLIVFTSIGSFNLNDVLKGVAEGQLSGGLLTAAGALLFCGAIGKSAQFPLHVWLPDAMEGPTPVSALIHAATMVAAGVYLMARISFMLSFDAMLVVAYIGGFTALFAATIAITQNDIKRVLAYSTISQLGYMIMAMGVGSYTAGFFHLTTHAMFKAGLFLGSGSVIHAMHHAMDKTGVHDDPNDIRLMGGLKNKMPATYYTFLIFTLALSGIPFFSGFLSKDAILGGTLAFAMSQSNPVHYILPFFGFTAALITAFYMFRLVIKTFLGEPQRPDLYEHVHESPKVMTVPLMVLASLSIFIVYTLPSLNPLSAVHGWFEHLIAKPESAVSMQLGHPVLEISEHTAHAAHINGMIISIILAISGILLAFALYFWKKVDVEKLTEKIKLLYDLSYHKYYIDEIYNATVVNGLLLWNNFLAWFDATIIDGIVNGSAFLTRNFSAFTGFFDLGFIDGIVNGVADITQGMGQRLRKIQTGQVQYYIVGALAGVILIIIGSLM comes from the coding sequence ATGATTACGCTTGCGCTTTATATCTGGCTTTTGCCGCTTGTGGCTTTTGTCATTCAAATTTTTCTCGGAAAACGTTTGCCTCGTAAAGGCGACTTTATTTCGGTTACGGCAATTGGCATCTCTTTCATATTATCCATTATTCTCTTTATCCGGATATTGACCAGTTACGATCCGCATTTTTTTGTAACGAAATCCATCCCCTGGATTGATGTTGGCAGTTTCAGGATTGATATGGGCATTTATCTGGACAATCTGGCCGTTGTAATGCTGATGGTCGTAACCACGGTCAGTTTTCTGGTGCACATTTATTCCATTGGGTACATGCATGGCGATCCGCGATACAATCGCTTTTTTGCTTATCTCTCTCTGTTCAGCTTTTCCATGCTGGGCCTGGTGGTGCTGGATAATCTGTTCGGTATCTTCATCATGTGGGAACTGGTGGGCATTTGCTCTTACCTGCTAATCGGTTATTATTTTGAAAAAGACTCCGCCGCCAATGCCGGCAAAAAGGCTTTTATTACCAACCGCGTTGGCGACTTTGGTTTTTTACTGGGGCTTTTGATCGTTTTTACCTCCATCGGTTCATTTAATCTGAACGATGTTCTTAAAGGAGTGGCTGAGGGCCAATTAAGCGGCGGGCTGCTGACGGCCGCTGGCGCATTGCTTTTTTGCGGCGCCATCGGAAAATCGGCCCAGTTCCCTCTGCACGTCTGGTTGCCAGACGCCATGGAAGGCCCCACACCGGTTAGCGCCTTAATCCACGCGGCAACAATGGTTGCGGCCGGCGTTTACCTCATGGCCCGTATCAGCTTTATGCTGTCGTTCGACGCCATGCTGGTGGTGGCTTATATCGGTGGTTTTACCGCCCTGTTTGCGGCCACCATCGCCATCACGCAAAACGATATCAAACGCGTGCTGGCCTACTCCACTATCAGCCAGTTAGGTTACATGATTATGGCCATGGGCGTCGGTTCTTACACCGCCGGCTTTTTTCATTTAACCACACACGCCATGTTCAAAGCGGGCTTGTTTTTAGGAAGCGGTTCGGTTATTCACGCCATGCACCATGCCATGGATAAAACAGGCGTGCATGACGATCCCAACGATATTCGTTTAATGGGCGGTTTAAAAAACAAGATGCCGGCCACCTACTACACCTTTTTGATCTTTACCTTAGCCCTTTCCGGTATTCCGTTTTTTTCCGGCTTTTTAAGCAAAGACGCCATTCTGGGCGGCACCCTGGCCTTTGCCATGAGCCAATCGAATCCGGTCCATTACATCCTGCCTTTCTTCGGCTTTACGGCCGCGCTCATTACGGCTTTTTACATGTTCCGCCTGGTGATCAAAACCTTTCTGGGCGAGCCGCAGCGTCCGGATTTGTACGAACACGTACACGAAAGTCCAAAGGTGATGACCGTGCCCTTAATGGTGCTGGCCAGCTTAAGTATTTTTATCGTTTACACGCTGCCCTCTTTAAATCCTCTTTCGGCGGTACACGGCTGGTTTGAACATTTAATTGCAAAACCGGAATCCGCCGTCAGTATGCAGTTAGGTCATCCCGTTCTGGAGATTAGCGAGCATACGGCGCATGCGGCGCATATTAACGGCATGATCATTTCTATTATTCTGGCTATTTCCGGAATTTTATTAGCTTTTGCGCTTTACTTCTGGAAAAAAGTTGACGTGGAAAAATTAACTGAAAAAATCAAGCTGTTGTATGATCTGTCGTACCATAAATACTATATTGACGAGATTTACAACGCCACTGTTGTTAACGGCTTGCTGCTGTGGAACAACTTTTTGGCCTGGTTCGATGCAACGATTATCGACGGCATAGTAAATGGTTCGGCCTTTTTAACGCGCAATTTTTCTGCCTTTACCGGATTCTTTGATCTGGGCTTTATTGACGGAATTGTAAACGGCGTGGCCGATATTACGCAGGGCATGGGCCAGAGATTACGTAAGATTCAAACCGGTCAGGTGCAGTACTACATTGTTGGCGCACTTGCCGGCGTTATATTGATCATAATTGGTTCTCTAATGTAA
- a CDS encoding complex I subunit 4 family protein, with protein MGLISLVTFIPLFGILIVLLIPKQNEKAIKIASAVIAFIPLVIASYMWGQFNYSWAGVNNEATFQFVERMKWIPAYNIEYFVGLDGLSFPMFWLTTFISFLAIVASWNINKSVKGYFALFLLLETGMLGVFVSLDFFLFYIFWEVMLLPMYFLIGIWGGPRREYAAIKFFLYTLLGSVLMLIVMLALYFNVTDPVTGGHTFNMLHMMDQSNHSGWLKAVDVRLVLYIMLFIGFAIKVPIFPFHTWLPDAHVEAPTAISVILAGILLKMGTYGIFRISYPIFPDVAVKTAYMLAILGVINILYGAFVAMAQKDLKKLVAYSSVSHMGFVLLGMSTFTDAGMNGALFQMVSHGMITAMLFLIVGVIYDRAHHREIEGFGGLGVSMPIYTGVASLAFFAALGLPGMTGFIAEAMVFIGTFSVYRTLTVIAALGIVITASYVLWTVQRVFLGKLNPKYADLPDINGRELFTLVPLGILVVLFGVYPMPLLNLMRTSMLHLTELIKMVP; from the coding sequence ATGGGATTGATTAGCCTTGTTACATTTATCCCTCTTTTTGGGATATTGATCGTCTTACTTATTCCTAAGCAAAACGAAAAAGCGATTAAAATTGCTTCGGCCGTAATTGCCTTTATTCCCCTGGTGATTGCTTCTTATATGTGGGGGCAGTTCAATTACTCGTGGGCGGGGGTTAATAACGAAGCGACGTTTCAATTTGTTGAGCGCATGAAATGGATTCCGGCCTACAACATTGAATACTTTGTCGGGCTGGACGGCTTGAGCTTTCCGATGTTCTGGTTGACGACCTTTATTAGCTTTCTGGCTATTGTGGCTTCCTGGAACATAAACAAATCGGTTAAGGGTTACTTTGCCCTGTTTTTGCTGCTGGAAACGGGTATGCTTGGCGTTTTTGTTTCGCTTGATTTCTTTCTGTTTTACATCTTCTGGGAAGTCATGTTGCTGCCCATGTACTTTTTGATTGGTATCTGGGGCGGTCCGAGACGCGAATACGCCGCCATCAAATTCTTTTTGTACACCTTGCTGGGCTCTGTTTTGATGCTCATCGTGATGCTGGCGCTTTATTTTAATGTTACCGATCCGGTTACCGGCGGTCATACCTTTAACATGTTGCACATGATGGATCAGAGCAATCACTCTGGCTGGCTAAAGGCGGTTGATGTGCGCCTGGTGTTGTACATCATGCTGTTTATCGGCTTTGCCATCAAAGTTCCGATTTTTCCATTCCACACATGGTTGCCCGATGCGCACGTGGAAGCTCCCACGGCTATCAGCGTCATTCTTGCCGGTATTCTGTTAAAAATGGGTACGTACGGTATCTTTCGCATCAGTTATCCTATTTTCCCCGATGTGGCCGTCAAAACGGCTTACATGTTGGCCATCCTGGGCGTGATTAACATTCTCTACGGCGCCTTTGTGGCCATGGCGCAAAAAGACCTTAAAAAACTGGTTGCCTACTCATCCGTTTCGCACATGGGCTTTGTGCTTCTTGGCATGTCCACCTTTACGGATGCTGGAATGAACGGCGCCCTGTTCCAGATGGTCAGCCACGGCATGATCACGGCCATGCTCTTTTTGATTGTGGGCGTTATTTACGATCGTGCGCATCATCGTGAAATTGAAGGTTTTGGCGGGCTGGGCGTCAGTATGCCCATTTACACCGGCGTGGCCTCTCTGGCCTTTTTTGCAGCGCTGGGCTTACCGGGCATGACGGGTTTTATCGCCGAAGCCATGGTCTTTATCGGCACCTTTAGCGTGTACAGAACGTTGACCGTCATTGCAGCTCTTGGAATCGTCATAACAGCTTCTTACGTTTTGTGGACTGTGCAACGCGTATTTTTGGGCAAACTGAATCCCAAATATGCTGATCTCCCCGATATAAACGGACGCGAGCTTTTTACGCTGGTTCCGCTGGGGATTCTGGTTGTTCTGTTTGGCGTGTATCCCATGCCACTTTTGAATTTGATGCGGACATCCATGCTGCATTTGACCGAATTGATTAAAATGGTACCCTGA
- the nuoH gene encoding NADH-quinone oxidoreductase subunit NuoH — protein sequence MEPLLKFAIELVPALTQMPYWLQITVVGVVAALVFFGVAAVFALFAVWLERKISAHMQDRLGPMEVGGWHGWAQTIADALKLLIKEDIIPDKADKLLFKMAPMIVFAVALASFAVLPWSKNFIPADLNVGLLYILSISSIAVIAILMAGWASNNKWSLYGAMRSVAQIISYELPIGLSLIPVVMISGSLSMQKIVESQSGNMFSWHAFDYFPLMFIAFIIYFIASLAEVNRTPFDLPEAESELVAGFHTEYSGMRFAFFFLAEYANMFIVSAIGVTAFLGGWMAPFAFLDFIPGPIWFVAKILLLVFVQMWLRWTLPRVRVDQLMYTSWKVLLPFSFALVIIISFWRVLTL from the coding sequence ATGGAACCTTTATTGAAATTTGCCATTGAGCTTGTTCCTGCCTTAACACAAATGCCCTACTGGTTGCAGATTACGGTCGTGGGCGTGGTAGCCGCGCTGGTCTTTTTTGGCGTGGCGGCCGTATTTGCTTTGTTTGCCGTCTGGCTCGAACGGAAAATTTCGGCGCACATGCAAGATCGCCTCGGGCCTATGGAAGTCGGCGGCTGGCACGGATGGGCGCAAACCATTGCCGACGCTCTAAAACTGTTAATTAAAGAAGACATCATTCCGGATAAAGCGGACAAATTGCTTTTTAAGATGGCGCCGATGATTGTTTTTGCCGTTGCGCTGGCCAGCTTTGCCGTTTTACCATGGAGTAAAAATTTTATCCCGGCCGATCTCAATGTGGGATTATTGTACATTTTATCTATTTCTTCCATTGCCGTTATTGCCATCTTAATGGCCGGCTGGGCTTCCAATAATAAATGGTCGCTTTACGGGGCCATGCGTTCGGTGGCGCAAATCATCTCTTATGAATTGCCCATCGGGCTCTCGCTGATTCCGGTTGTTATGATCAGCGGCTCGCTAAGTATGCAAAAGATTGTTGAAAGTCAAAGCGGAAATATGTTCTCCTGGCATGCCTTTGACTACTTTCCCTTAATGTTTATTGCCTTTATCATCTATTTTATTGCCTCGCTGGCCGAGGTCAACCGAACGCCTTTCGACTTGCCGGAGGCTGAATCGGAATTGGTGGCCGGTTTTCATACAGAGTATTCCGGCATGCGCTTCGCCTTTTTCTTTCTGGCGGAATACGCCAACATGTTTATCGTTTCGGCCATCGGGGTTACCGCCTTTCTGGGCGGATGGATGGCTCCTTTTGCCTTTCTTGATTTCATTCCCGGACCGATCTGGTTCGTTGCCAAAATACTCTTACTCGTTTTTGTGCAAATGTGGCTACGCTGGACTCTGCCCCGCGTGAGGGTAGATCAACTGATGTACACCTCCTGGAAGGTGCTATTGCCGTTTTCCTTTGCTCTGGTTATTATTATCAGTTTTTGGAGAGTTTTAACTCTATAA
- a CDS encoding NADH-quinone oxidoreductase subunit J has translation MEMQEILFYAIVAFTLFSAAIVAFANKIIYSAFALLFTFIGFAGLYIYLSADFLAVTQIIIYVGGILILILFGVLLTQNIYDLKALTSHNSFIFSLAGGLFVLIIIGFVLSKTPWIRIIDKAFEPTTAIIGTAILTDYLLPFEIASVLLLGALIGAVYLARAEGKKK, from the coding sequence ATGGAAATGCAGGAAATACTTTTTTATGCCATCGTGGCCTTTACGCTTTTTTCTGCGGCTATCGTGGCTTTTGCCAATAAAATTATTTACTCGGCTTTTGCCCTGCTTTTTACATTTATTGGCTTTGCAGGTCTTTACATCTATTTAAGCGCCGATTTTCTGGCCGTCACACAAATTATTATTTATGTGGGCGGTATTTTAATTTTAATTTTGTTTGGCGTTTTACTCACTCAAAATATTTACGATCTAAAGGCTTTAACCTCTCACAATTCATTTATCTTTAGTCTGGCTGGCGGCCTTTTTGTTCTGATTATTATTGGTTTTGTTTTAAGCAAAACGCCCTGGATAAGAATCATTGATAAAGCGTTTGAACCCACCACGGCTATTATTGGTACGGCTATTTTAACGGATTATCTGTTGCCGTTTGAAATTGCTTCGGTTCTTCTGTTAGGGGCTTTGATTGGCGCTGTTTATTTAGCACGAGCGGAGGGAAAGAAAAAATGA
- a CDS encoding NuoI/complex I 23 kDa subunit family protein encodes MVEYFKNIYEAVVTILIGMGVTFKHLFVPSVTVQYPKEKVELPPRSRMQLFVRIEDCIGCRQCERACPVDCIEIDLIKAGKDEDLGLTSNGKKKPFHVIRFDIDMSKCCFCNLCTFPCPTECIHMTPDYEYAQEDRSNLIFQFSNYTAEQVAELQKREAEKAAARAAAKAKTGGSGTPAN; translated from the coding sequence ATGGTTGAATATTTTAAAAATATATATGAAGCTGTTGTCACTATTTTGATCGGAATGGGGGTTACTTTTAAACATCTTTTTGTGCCTTCCGTGACCGTTCAATATCCAAAAGAAAAAGTTGAACTGCCGCCCCGTTCGCGTATGCAGTTGTTTGTTCGCATCGAAGATTGTATTGGCTGTCGTCAATGCGAACGCGCCTGTCCGGTGGATTGTATCGAAATCGATTTGATTAAAGCCGGCAAGGACGAAGACCTTGGATTGACCTCCAACGGCAAAAAGAAACCGTTTCATGTTATCCGGTTTGATATTGATATGTCCAAGTGTTGTTTCTGTAATTTATGCACCTTTCCCTGCCCAACGGAGTGTATTCACATGACGCCGGATTACGAATATGCGCAGGAAGACAGGAGTAATTTGATTTTTCAGTTTTCAAATTACACGGCTGAACAGGTGGCCGAATTACAAAAACGTGAAGCCGAAAAGGCTGCTGCCCGGGCGGCTGCCAAAGCAAAAACAGGTGGCTCCGGTACGCCTGCAAATTAA
- a CDS encoding NADH-quinone oxidoreductase subunit N yields MDNLSSLSYFVPELFLTAAILGVIILDLLLKKEHKIWTGIVSAAALVISVFLIFQQYTLQASEIFMGMLILDSMAVYIKLISAVSSIIIILFSLPYFTDKSEYYVLILITTLGMFLMGAVNDILMIIVAMELVGLMSYVLTGFTKRNYRSNEASLKYILYAATSTGVMAFGLSYLYGLTGETNLLKIQQALMNHPPHQVAFFITFVFILAGIGYKIAMVPFHFWLPDVYEGAPTTITAFFSIGPKAAGFAVLIRFFTTVLSHGSSENGVFLQNLQVHIPQLLAILAVLTMTLGNLVALRQTNIKRLMAYSSIAHAGYMLMAMVVFNTQGFKAVLFYLLVYLFMNFGAFWVIIAISQKLGSEKIEDFRGLGYRSPYAAVAMAVFMFSLTGLPPLAGFIGKFYLFAAVVNDGWYVLAILGVLNSVISLYYYAYVVKQMFLRTVEEQPPVPINLYETVVLTVLFIPTLIFGVYWSPLLRITEISFNLLY; encoded by the coding sequence ATGGATAACTTGAGCAGTTTATCGTATTTTGTTCCGGAATTGTTTTTGACTGCAGCGATTTTAGGCGTTATTATTTTAGATTTGCTCCTAAAAAAAGAACATAAAATCTGGACGGGCATCGTTTCCGCTGCTGCACTGGTTATTAGTGTGTTTCTGATCTTTCAGCAATACACCCTGCAGGCCAGTGAAATTTTTATGGGAATGCTGATACTCGATTCAATGGCTGTTTATATTAAGCTGATCTCCGCTGTTTCATCGATCATTATCATATTGTTTTCTTTACCGTACTTTACCGATAAATCGGAATACTATGTGCTTATACTGATCACCACGCTGGGCATGTTTTTAATGGGCGCAGTTAATGATATTTTGATGATTATTGTCGCCATGGAGCTGGTGGGCTTAATGTCCTATGTTCTGACCGGATTTACCAAGCGCAATTACCGCTCTAATGAAGCGTCTTTAAAATACATTCTTTATGCGGCGACCAGTACCGGCGTGATGGCTTTTGGATTATCCTATCTGTACGGTTTAACCGGCGAGACGAATTTGTTAAAGATTCAGCAAGCGCTGATGAATCATCCTCCGCACCAGGTGGCTTTTTTCATTACCTTTGTATTTATTCTGGCGGGAATTGGTTACAAGATTGCCATGGTTCCTTTTCACTTCTGGCTGCCGGACGTTTATGAAGGCGCGCCCACCACAATTACCGCTTTCTTTTCCATTGGCCCCAAAGCGGCAGGCTTTGCCGTGTTGATTCGTTTTTTTACGACCGTGCTTTCTCATGGATCATCCGAGAACGGTGTATTTTTGCAAAACCTGCAGGTTCACATTCCACAACTGCTGGCCATTCTGGCTGTACTAACCATGACGCTGGGTAATTTAGTGGCCCTGCGCCAAACCAACATCAAACGTTTAATGGCTTATTCATCCATTGCCCATGCCGGTTATATGTTGATGGCCATGGTGGTATTTAACACACAGGGATTTAAAGCGGTGCTCTTTTACCTGCTTGTTTATCTGTTTATGAACTTTGGCGCTTTTTGGGTCATCATCGCTATTTCGCAAAAACTGGGTAGCGAAAAGATTGAAGACTTTCGAGGCCTGGGATATCGTTCGCCTTATGCCGCGGTGGCCATGGCCGTTTTCATGTTCAGCCTTACAGGGTTGCCGCCGCTGGCCGGCTTTATCGGTAAGTTTTATCTTTTTGCCGCCGTGGTCAATGACGGCTGGTATGTTCTGGCAATACTTGGCGTTTTAAACAGCGTTATCTCTTTGTATTATTATGCCTACGTTGTAAAACAGATGTTCTTACGCACGGTAGAGGAACAGCCGCCCGTACCTATTAATTTATACGAGACGGTTGTGTTAACCGTGTTGTTTATTCCCACGCTTATTTTTGGCGTGTACTGGAGCCCTTTGCTGCGAATAACAGAAATTTCGTTTAATTTGCTG